The sequence CCCGCGAGGAAGTCAGGCCACCTAGTCGCCGAAGACGACGTCAACGCCCTCAAGGAACACGAAGTCGAGTCCCGCGACGAGCGCCACCATGAACACCAGGAAGAGCAGCACCACCGTGGTGTAGGTGACCATCTGCTTCCGCGTAGGCCAGATGACCTTACGCAGCTCGCCCCAGACCTCGCGGATGAAGCGCCCGATGCGGGTGAACAGCGAGCCCTTCTTCGCGTCCCTGCGGTTCCGTTTCGGCGTCGGCGCTCCCTTGCCTTCGGGCTTGGCGACCTTCTCTGAGGTCTTTCCCTTCGGCGAGGGCCGCTTCGTCGATTCCGTGCTCCTCCCGGCGCCGACGCCGGCCGGTGTGTCCTTCCGGTCAGCGGAGGCACGCCGTGCGCGCCGAGCCGCGGCGGTGTCCGGACGGGAAGGGCGGTCAGC comes from Saccharomonospora xinjiangensis XJ-54 and encodes:
- the secE gene encoding preprotein translocase subunit SecE; the encoded protein is MSEDGEKDKERADRPSRPDTAAARRARRASADRKDTPAGVGAGRSTESTKRPSPKGKTSEKVAKPEGKGAPTPKRNRRDAKKGSLFTRIGRFIREVWGELRKVIWPTRKQMVTYTTVVLLFLVFMVALVAGLDFVFLEGVDVVFGD